In the Pseudoalteromonas undina genome, one interval contains:
- a CDS encoding tetratricopeptide repeat protein, whose protein sequence is MRLSSRCSVWSLSLLTLSLFNISNSLAEESPAAVPLYTESELIALINENTHLARVKADNCQLVQDIEARANKMALPSYQFLYGDMLAYKVCVERDVALGVYYMKKAAEQGLAAALEQLGRYYDVGRLVQKDKTMAITYLREASAQGNLKAQLRLVGLFNQGYGSPRDFEDAYRWLFNTTVADKATHKKIERALTKLAEKMPASVVTRARLPM, encoded by the coding sequence ATGCGTTTATCTTCTCGTTGCTCAGTGTGGTCATTATCACTACTTACACTTTCTTTATTTAATATAAGCAATAGCTTAGCTGAAGAAAGCCCTGCAGCTGTGCCGCTGTATACTGAATCTGAGTTAATAGCTTTAATTAATGAGAACACTCATCTAGCGCGCGTAAAGGCAGATAATTGCCAGTTAGTGCAAGATATAGAAGCGCGAGCCAATAAAATGGCATTGCCATCATATCAATTCCTATACGGTGATATGCTCGCTTATAAAGTGTGTGTTGAGCGCGATGTTGCTTTAGGTGTGTATTACATGAAAAAAGCGGCTGAGCAGGGTTTAGCGGCTGCATTAGAGCAACTAGGTCGCTACTACGACGTTGGGCGGTTGGTCCAAAAAGACAAAACCATGGCAATAACCTACTTACGTGAGGCGTCAGCGCAAGGCAATTTAAAAGCGCAGTTACGATTAGTTGGTTTGTTTAATCAAGGTTATGGTAGTCCAAGAGATTTTGAAGATGCTTATCGTTGGTTGTTCAACACCACGGTAGCTGATAAAGCGACACATAAAAAAATAGAGCGAGCATTAACTAAACTTGCTGAAAAAATGCCAGCCAGTGTCGTTACCCGCGCGCGATTACCTATGTAA
- the hflK gene encoding FtsH protease activity modulator HflK, whose translation MAWNEPGNNGNDKDPWNNKGGRDQGPPDLDEVFRKFSNKFNGLFGGKKSGNGSGGGLGGAGISFVLIIAAIVWALSGIYTVKEAERGVVLQFGKFDRIADPGLRWKMTFVETVIPVDIEAVRSLSASGFMLTEDENVVSVEFEVQYRVIDPYLYKFSVTNADSSLEEALDSALRYVVGHSKMDQVLTNGREVVRQNTWDELNQIIEPYNLGLIVTDVNFKDSRPPMEVKDAFDDAIAAQEDEQRFIREAEAYAREIEPRARGQVTRMTQEAEGYQERITLEAQGEVARFEKLLPEYQAAKEVTRERLYIDTMQEVLGNSSKVLVDVKGGNNMMYLPLDKIMEKQGSSTRIALPSSSDINDLRNKVNTSRNSTVNSGNDRFNNDRFNDGR comes from the coding sequence ATGGCCTGGAATGAACCGGGTAATAATGGCAATGACAAAGATCCGTGGAATAACAAAGGCGGACGTGATCAAGGCCCACCTGATTTAGACGAGGTGTTCCGCAAATTCAGTAACAAGTTTAACGGCTTATTTGGCGGTAAAAAATCCGGCAATGGTAGCGGCGGTGGACTTGGCGGAGCCGGTATTTCATTTGTACTTATTATCGCTGCAATTGTATGGGCGTTAAGCGGTATTTATACGGTGAAAGAAGCTGAGCGCGGCGTCGTTCTTCAATTTGGTAAGTTTGACCGAATTGCAGATCCTGGCTTGCGTTGGAAAATGACCTTTGTTGAAACGGTTATTCCAGTCGATATCGAAGCTGTTCGCTCGTTATCAGCATCAGGTTTTATGCTAACCGAAGATGAAAACGTAGTAAGCGTTGAATTTGAAGTACAGTATCGAGTAATCGACCCTTACTTGTACAAGTTTAGTGTCACTAACGCTGACAGCAGCCTTGAAGAAGCATTAGATAGTGCGCTGCGTTATGTTGTTGGCCATTCAAAAATGGACCAAGTACTGACAAACGGCCGTGAAGTTGTACGTCAAAATACTTGGGATGAGCTAAATCAAATCATCGAACCTTATAACTTAGGTTTAATCGTAACTGACGTTAACTTCAAGGACTCTCGTCCACCAATGGAAGTTAAAGATGCGTTTGATGATGCAATTGCGGCCCAAGAGGATGAGCAACGCTTTATTCGTGAAGCAGAAGCGTATGCCCGTGAAATTGAACCGCGTGCGCGTGGTCAAGTGACTCGTATGACGCAAGAAGCTGAAGGTTACCAAGAACGTATTACTTTAGAAGCGCAAGGTGAAGTGGCTCGCTTTGAGAAATTACTTCCAGAATACCAAGCAGCTAAAGAAGTAACACGTGAGCGTTTATACATAGACACGATGCAAGAAGTGCTAGGTAATAGCTCTAAAGTGTTGGTTGATGTTAAAGGCGGCAACAATATGATGTACTTACCACTTGATAAAATCATGGAAAAACAGGGTTCATCAACACGTATTGCTTTACCTAGCTCTAGCGATATCAACGATTTACGTAACAAGGTAAATACGTCACGCAACAGCACTGTTAATAGTGGTAACGATCGCTTTAACAATGATCGCTTTAACGACGGGAGATAA
- the hflC gene encoding protease modulator HflC, which produces MKNFSLVILLAAIVMSFSSVFVVSEGQKAIVLLFSKVQKDSDDEAVVYGPGLHLKVPFFSQVRRIDARIQTLDGTPDRFVTSEKKDLIVDSFVKWRVNDFSSFYLRARGDKQYAETLLKQKVNNGLRTNFGTRTIREIVSGERSELMEEALVQASESASELGIEVLDVRVKQINLPQEVSSSIYQRMRAERTAVAKEHRSEGQEKAETIRAGVDRRVTVMLADAERNARSVRGQGDADAAAIYASAYNKDPEFFSFVRSLEAYKQTFKGKQDVMVLSPDSDFFQYMKGAKAQ; this is translated from the coding sequence ATGAAAAACTTTAGTTTAGTAATCCTATTAGCCGCCATTGTGATGTCTTTCTCGTCGGTGTTCGTGGTCTCTGAAGGTCAAAAAGCGATTGTACTTTTATTTAGTAAAGTGCAAAAAGACAGCGACGATGAGGCAGTAGTTTATGGCCCAGGTCTACACTTAAAAGTCCCATTTTTTAGTCAAGTACGTCGTATTGATGCACGTATTCAAACACTAGATGGCACACCGGATCGCTTTGTAACTAGCGAGAAAAAAGACTTAATCGTTGATTCGTTTGTAAAATGGCGCGTAAACGATTTTAGCTCTTTTTACCTGCGTGCACGTGGTGACAAGCAATACGCTGAAACACTGCTTAAGCAAAAAGTAAATAATGGCCTACGTACTAACTTTGGTACGCGTACTATTCGTGAAATTGTATCTGGTGAGCGTAGCGAGCTGATGGAAGAAGCGTTAGTACAAGCATCTGAAAGTGCTAGTGAGCTGGGTATTGAAGTACTTGATGTGCGTGTTAAGCAAATTAACTTACCACAAGAGGTGAGTAGCTCTATTTACCAACGTATGCGTGCTGAGCGTACTGCAGTTGCTAAAGAACACCGCTCTGAAGGTCAGGAAAAAGCAGAAACAATTCGTGCAGGCGTTGACCGTCGCGTAACAGTAATGCTTGCCGACGCCGAACGTAATGCTCGTTCTGTTCGTGGTCAGGGTGATGCTGACGCTGCTGCGATTTACGCTAGTGCATACAATAAAGACCCTGAGTTCTTTAGTTTTGTTCGCTCTTTAGAAGCTTACAAGCAAACTTTCAAAGGAAAGCAAGACGTGATGGTGTTATCACCGGATAGCGACTTCTTCCAATACATGAAAGGCGCGAAAGCTCAGTAA
- the miaA gene encoding tRNA (adenosine(37)-N6)-dimethylallyltransferase MiaA: MSNLPVIFLMGPTAAGKTALAISLCEHLNTEIISVDSALVYKGMDIGTAKPDADELARAPHHLINLLDPSETYSVADFRRDAIEKIDKFHQQGKVPVLVGGTMMYFKALIDGLSPLPEADEQIRAELEVQAKQYGWPHLYQELLKVDPQAAKKMSENDSQRINRALEVYRITGKTMTELQKQKQPPLPYTFHQFAIAPDDRKELHQRIAERFKIMIEQGFEKEVSTLYLREDLHPNMPSIRCVGYRQMWDYLAGEIDHDEMVFRGIAATRQLAKRQLTWLRSWPDVTWLTTGDEENLHRVVSSLS, translated from the coding sequence TTGAGTAATTTACCGGTCATATTTTTAATGGGCCCCACCGCTGCTGGTAAAACAGCATTGGCAATTTCACTGTGTGAGCATTTAAATACTGAAATTATCAGCGTTGATTCGGCACTGGTTTATAAAGGTATGGATATTGGTACCGCTAAACCGGATGCCGACGAACTAGCACGTGCACCCCATCACCTAATTAATTTACTCGACCCAAGCGAAACCTATTCAGTAGCTGATTTTAGACGCGATGCGATAGAAAAAATTGATAAATTTCATCAACAAGGTAAAGTGCCTGTACTGGTTGGAGGTACAATGATGTACTTTAAAGCCCTTATTGATGGATTATCCCCTCTACCAGAGGCTGATGAGCAGATAAGAGCTGAGCTTGAAGTACAGGCGAAACAGTACGGTTGGCCACATTTATATCAAGAGCTATTAAAAGTAGATCCACAAGCTGCGAAAAAGATGAGTGAAAATGATTCACAACGAATTAATCGCGCTTTAGAGGTTTACCGTATAACAGGTAAAACAATGACTGAATTGCAAAAGCAAAAACAGCCACCTTTACCCTATACTTTTCATCAATTTGCTATTGCTCCAGATGATCGTAAAGAGTTACATCAGCGAATTGCAGAAAGGTTTAAAATAATGATTGAACAGGGGTTTGAAAAAGAAGTTTCGACCCTATATCTACGTGAGGATTTACATCCCAATATGCCTTCTATTCGTTGTGTAGGTTATAGACAGATGTGGGATTACCTTGCGGGTGAAATAGACCATGATGAAATGGTTTTTCGCGGTATTGCTGCCACTCGTCAATTGGCTAAGCGTCAATTAACGTGGTTAAGAAGTTGGCCTGACGTTACGTGGTTAACAACCGGTGATGAAGAAAACTTGCATCGTGTAGTAAGTTCGCTAAGCTAG
- the mutL gene encoding DNA mismatch repair endonuclease MutL yields MSIEILPARLANQIAAGEVVERPASVVKELVENSLDAGATRIQIDIERGGHKLIRIRDNGSGIAKEELTLALSRHATSKLKSLDDLENICSLGFRGEALASISSVSRLTLSSKPEQQEAAWQAFAQGRDMAVEVKPVAHPSGTTIEVKDLFFNTPARRKFLRTEKTEFSHIDELIKRIALSRFDVSITLTHNEKVVRQYRAKTDPAQAITRVAQVAGKAFAEQGLHIQSGEAGLQLHGWVLPVGSANTTQYTYVNNRMMRDKLILHAIRQAFEEVSGEQELPGFVIYIDIDPRQVDVNVHPAKHEVRFHQGRLVHDFILQAIKQVVVPLQAEFSSSSEANDNSPPVAAFNAHTTTSSEPFDYPKSSLQPSRSSSAHSTTYSGATQGAGNQQRAESRNYHDVNAFYQGVSEQQAHHFDNPAPFVQSDETQVSDTALRTVDIITIEQGACVFNDENQLYCSHFKYALADDWLAQIKEQGSLEGKALLLPVRVNVSKQDIELLATQQSWFTLLGFELLIEKQFVMVKKLPVCLYLLDVSTAVDALLDGCKAQLESIDQWLAWQVNVIPTRFYASKAFAVQQTRLQNNAQTIERLREKAVKIDLKSYLAQFN; encoded by the coding sequence ATGAGTATTGAAATATTACCTGCGCGCTTGGCAAACCAAATTGCGGCGGGTGAAGTTGTTGAGCGTCCCGCGTCGGTGGTTAAAGAGTTAGTAGAAAATAGCCTAGATGCAGGTGCGACACGTATTCAAATAGATATTGAACGCGGTGGTCATAAGCTGATTCGAATTCGTGATAATGGTTCAGGCATTGCAAAAGAGGAGCTCACATTAGCGCTTTCTCGCCATGCTACCAGTAAACTAAAGTCGCTCGATGACTTAGAAAATATTTGCTCTTTAGGCTTTAGAGGCGAAGCTCTCGCGTCTATTAGCTCGGTATCTCGCTTAACCTTAAGCTCTAAGCCCGAACAGCAAGAAGCCGCTTGGCAAGCCTTTGCACAAGGCAGAGATATGGCCGTAGAGGTAAAGCCTGTGGCACATCCCAGCGGTACCACAATTGAAGTAAAAGATTTATTTTTTAATACCCCAGCACGGCGTAAGTTTTTACGTACCGAAAAAACTGAGTTTAGCCATATTGATGAGCTTATAAAGCGGATTGCGCTGAGTCGCTTTGACGTATCAATTACGTTAACCCATAACGAAAAAGTGGTGCGGCAGTATCGCGCTAAAACCGATCCTGCTCAAGCGATTACACGAGTTGCCCAAGTTGCGGGTAAAGCGTTTGCAGAACAGGGACTGCATATTCAATCAGGTGAAGCAGGGCTGCAACTACATGGCTGGGTGCTGCCGGTTGGCTCGGCCAATACCACACAGTACACCTATGTAAATAATCGTATGATGCGCGATAAACTTATTTTGCACGCTATTCGCCAAGCATTTGAAGAAGTCAGCGGTGAGCAAGAGTTACCCGGGTTTGTGATTTATATTGATATAGATCCACGTCAAGTAGATGTGAACGTACATCCTGCTAAACATGAGGTGCGCTTTCATCAAGGGCGCTTAGTACACGACTTCATTTTGCAAGCGATAAAACAAGTTGTTGTGCCCCTGCAAGCTGAGTTTTCAAGCTCCAGTGAAGCTAATGATAATAGCCCACCAGTGGCTGCATTTAATGCACACACTACTACCAGTAGTGAACCGTTTGATTACCCTAAGTCGTCATTACAGCCTAGTCGGTCATCTTCAGCGCATAGCACAACTTATAGTGGTGCAACTCAAGGTGCAGGTAATCAACAACGTGCTGAAAGTCGAAATTACCATGACGTAAATGCGTTTTATCAAGGTGTGAGTGAGCAGCAAGCACATCACTTTGATAATCCAGCACCATTTGTGCAATCAGATGAGACTCAAGTATCAGATACAGCGCTTCGTACTGTCGATATAATAACCATTGAACAGGGCGCTTGTGTGTTTAATGATGAAAACCAACTTTATTGTTCACACTTTAAATATGCGCTAGCGGATGATTGGCTTGCACAAATTAAAGAGCAAGGCAGCCTTGAGGGCAAAGCATTGTTATTACCCGTACGGGTCAATGTCTCAAAACAAGATATCGAACTGCTGGCTACGCAACAATCATGGTTTACTTTGCTTGGCTTTGAACTTTTAATTGAAAAACAATTTGTTATGGTTAAGAAGCTGCCTGTTTGCTTGTACTTACTTGACGTGAGTACCGCGGTAGATGCCTTACTTGATGGGTGTAAAGCTCAGTTAGAAAGTATTGATCAGTGGCTAGCGTGGCAGGTAAATGTAATACCTACACGGTTCTATGCCAGTAAAGCCTTTGCAGTACAGCAAACTCGCTTACAAAATAATGCGCAAACAATTGAACGTTTACGTGAAAAAGCAGTTAAAATAGATCTAAAGTCTTATCTAGCGCAATTTAATTAG
- the hflX gene encoding ribosome rescue GTPase HflX translates to MFDRYESGEQAILVHIDLPKDGDREDLHELEMLVSSAGVSSLAVVQGSRQAPHPKLFVGTGKAEEIAEIVKIHNADVVIFNHQLSPSQERNLERVCQCRVLDRTTLILDIFAQRARTHEGKLQVELAQLRHMSTRLIRGWTHLERQKGGIGLRGPGETQLETDRRLLRARIKNIRARLAKVAVQREQGRRARTRNEIPTVSLVGYTNAGKSTLFNYITDSDVYAADQLFATLDPTLRKLDIGDVGSVILADTVGFIRHLPHDLVAAFKATLTETREADLQLHVIDVADPRRKENIEQVQEVLKEIEADEVPQLLVYNKIDALDEVTPRIDRDDEGQPIRVWLSAKTGEGCELLSEAISDLLAKQMLNETLLLAPQYGRLRASLFNLSAVHNERFDEQGNWLLDVRLPMIEWNRLIKDFGPEIESFIS, encoded by the coding sequence TTGTTTGACCGCTATGAATCTGGCGAACAGGCAATTTTAGTCCATATCGACCTACCTAAAGATGGGGATCGCGAAGATCTTCATGAATTAGAAATGTTGGTATCTTCTGCTGGTGTTAGTAGTTTGGCGGTTGTGCAAGGCAGCCGTCAAGCACCACATCCCAAGCTATTTGTCGGTACCGGCAAAGCGGAAGAAATAGCTGAAATTGTCAAAATCCACAATGCCGATGTTGTCATTTTTAACCATCAGTTGAGTCCGTCTCAAGAACGCAATTTAGAGCGTGTTTGCCAATGTCGGGTACTTGATAGAACAACACTTATTCTTGATATTTTTGCTCAGCGTGCCCGTACTCATGAAGGTAAACTTCAGGTTGAGTTGGCGCAGCTTCGTCACATGTCTACACGTTTAATTCGTGGTTGGACCCACCTTGAGCGCCAAAAAGGGGGGATAGGCTTACGTGGTCCGGGTGAAACGCAGCTAGAAACCGATCGACGTTTATTGCGCGCACGTATTAAAAATATTCGTGCTCGACTTGCGAAAGTGGCTGTACAGCGTGAGCAAGGTCGACGTGCTCGTACGCGCAATGAAATTCCAACAGTGTCGCTGGTGGGTTACACTAATGCCGGAAAATCAACACTGTTTAATTATATTACCGATTCAGATGTATATGCAGCCGATCAGTTATTCGCCACACTAGATCCAACACTGCGTAAACTCGATATTGGTGATGTTGGTTCTGTTATTTTAGCCGATACTGTAGGGTTTATTCGACACTTACCGCATGATTTGGTAGCTGCATTTAAAGCAACTCTGACCGAGACGCGTGAAGCCGATTTACAACTGCATGTGATAGATGTAGCTGATCCTCGCCGAAAAGAAAATATTGAACAGGTACAAGAAGTCCTCAAAGAAATTGAAGCCGACGAGGTACCGCAGTTATTAGTTTATAACAAAATTGATGCGCTGGATGAGGTAACGCCACGTATTGATCGTGATGACGAGGGCCAACCTATAAGGGTATGGCTATCTGCAAAAACTGGCGAAGGCTGTGAATTACTTAGTGAAGCTATTAGCGATTTACTCGCTAAGCAAATGCTTAATGAAACGTTATTACTCGCACCACAATATGGGCGTTTAAGAGCATCACTATTTAATTTAAGTGCAGTACACAATGAGCGGTTTGATGAACAAGGTAATTGGTTGCTTGATGTACGATTGCCTATGATTGAGTGGAACCGTTTAATTAAAGATTTTGGTCCTGAAATTGAAAGTTTTATTAGCTGA
- a CDS encoding adenylosuccinate synthase has translation MGKNVVVLGTQWGDEGKGKVVDLLTDKASLVVRYQGGHNAGHTLVIDGEKTVLHLIPSGVLRDNVKCVIGNGVVLSPEALMKEIGMLEERGVPVRERLLISEACPLILPFHVALDVARETARGDKPIGTTGRGIGPAYEDKVARRGLRVGDLFNPELFATKLKEVLEYHNFTLVNYYKVDAVDFQKTFDDAMAVADILKAMVVDVTELLDQTRNAGDNILFEGAQGTLLDIDHGTYPYVTSSNTTAGGVATGAGFGPLHLDYVLGIIKAYTTRVGSGPFPTELYDGLDKQDPVGKHLGDKGHEFGATTGRLRRTGWLDAVAMRRAVQINSISGFCLTKLDVLDGLETLKICTGYKLEDGTVTNVTPLAAEGYDKVTPVYEEMPGWSENTVGVTSLEGLPKAAIDYIKRIEEITGVPVDIISTGPDRVETMILRSPFA, from the coding sequence ATGGGTAAAAACGTTGTTGTACTAGGCACCCAATGGGGTGACGAAGGTAAGGGTAAGGTAGTTGACCTCCTTACAGATAAAGCATCTTTAGTAGTTCGTTATCAAGGTGGTCATAACGCAGGCCATACTTTAGTGATCGACGGTGAAAAGACAGTTCTACACCTTATTCCATCGGGTGTATTACGTGACAATGTTAAATGTGTGATTGGTAATGGTGTTGTTTTATCACCAGAAGCGCTAATGAAAGAAATTGGCATGCTTGAAGAGCGTGGCGTACCTGTACGTGAACGTCTTTTAATCAGTGAAGCATGTCCGCTAATATTGCCTTTCCATGTTGCATTAGATGTAGCTCGCGAAACTGCGCGTGGCGATAAACCAATCGGTACAACGGGTCGTGGTATCGGTCCAGCGTACGAAGATAAAGTAGCACGTCGTGGTTTACGTGTTGGTGATTTATTCAATCCTGAATTATTTGCTACTAAGTTAAAAGAAGTATTGGAATACCACAACTTCACATTAGTGAACTACTACAAAGTAGACGCTGTTGACTTCCAAAAAACGTTTGATGATGCAATGGCTGTTGCTGATATTTTAAAAGCAATGGTAGTTGATGTAACCGAGCTTTTAGATCAAACGCGTAACGCCGGTGACAACATCTTATTTGAAGGTGCTCAAGGTACACTACTTGATATCGATCATGGTACTTACCCTTATGTAACATCTTCAAACACCACCGCTGGTGGCGTTGCTACAGGTGCGGGTTTTGGCCCATTACACCTTGATTATGTGCTAGGTATCATTAAAGCGTACACAACACGTGTAGGTTCAGGTCCTTTCCCTACAGAGCTTTACGACGGTCTTGATAAGCAAGACCCAGTCGGTAAGCATTTAGGTGACAAAGGTCATGAGTTTGGTGCTACTACAGGTCGTTTACGTCGTACAGGTTGGTTAGATGCAGTGGCTATGCGCCGTGCAGTTCAAATCAACAGCATTTCAGGATTTTGTTTAACTAAACTTGACGTTTTAGATGGTTTAGAAACACTTAAAATCTGTACTGGTTATAAGCTTGAAGATGGTACTGTGACTAACGTGACGCCATTAGCAGCTGAAGGTTACGATAAAGTAACGCCAGTATACGAAGAAATGCCTGGCTGGTCTGAAAATACAGTGGGTGTAACATCGCTTGAAGGCTTACCTAAAGCGGCAATTGATTACATTAAACGTATTGAAGAAATCACTGGCGTACCTGTTGATATTATCTCTACAGGTCCTGATCGTGTTGAAACGATGATACTTCGTAGCCCATTTGCATAA
- a CDS encoding cation:proton antiporter, which translates to MSAIYIAGIALCSVLAQWVAWAFRVPAILFLLLTGLLLGPFSGVLDPDALLGDLLFPVVSLSVAVILFEGSLTLHFRELKGISKVVRNLCSIGMLMTCVVISLSAYWLLELNWRVAAVLGAVLVVTGPTVIAPLLNSMRPTQDIDRILRWEGIVIDPIGALFAVLVFEAVMLVGQGEVLSHTIIALVKTVGVGLSIGVVSGWITTQLMRREWLPFELHKFGILALVLISFSISNHLSHESGLLAVTVFGIWLANQDDLEIDSVLEFKEDLSMILISTLFILLAARLQLSDLMMLDSDVFIFLAIVLFIARPLCIAISTFGTDLPMKSRLVLAWIAPRGIVAAAVGSVFALSMIEAGVADAEKMVPLIFTVIIVTVVLQSLTAIPVAKLLGVRQPSPNTILIIGANHVSRAIARGLKEQNIPVHLSDPAWENCKMARMDGLPCYYGNPQSEHAERYLPLTTIRSVLALSPNRHHNALGVQYFSHLLNEKNVFSLRSSSSHAKANKDSATFLSRQILFGENGAYARLSSVIAKGGKVSATRISEEFSWQQYLEMNPEAIPLFILKGDKDSDEDAPVKMRPFTSDMEKPPQEGERVVALQPPKISLLKDPANNKVKDNKKDE; encoded by the coding sequence ATGTCAGCAATTTATATAGCCGGTATTGCATTGTGTTCGGTGCTAGCCCAATGGGTCGCCTGGGCGTTCAGAGTACCCGCTATTCTGTTTTTGTTGCTTACTGGGCTTTTATTAGGGCCATTTAGTGGCGTATTAGACCCAGATGCCTTATTAGGCGATTTACTTTTTCCTGTGGTGTCTTTAAGCGTTGCTGTGATTTTATTTGAAGGGTCTTTAACACTACATTTTCGGGAGCTTAAAGGGATCAGTAAAGTCGTAAGAAACCTCTGCTCTATTGGTATGCTTATGACCTGTGTCGTTATTAGCTTAAGTGCCTATTGGTTATTAGAGTTAAATTGGCGAGTCGCAGCAGTGCTTGGCGCTGTGCTTGTTGTAACCGGACCAACGGTTATTGCGCCACTGCTTAACTCAATGCGACCCACTCAAGATATTGACCGTATTTTACGCTGGGAAGGCATAGTCATAGACCCTATTGGCGCTTTATTTGCGGTATTAGTATTTGAAGCTGTGATGTTAGTTGGCCAAGGTGAAGTACTTAGTCACACTATAATTGCACTAGTTAAAACCGTTGGGGTTGGTTTAAGTATTGGTGTGGTTTCGGGTTGGATCACAACGCAACTGATGCGCCGCGAATGGTTGCCATTTGAGCTACATAAATTTGGCATTTTAGCGTTAGTGTTAATTAGCTTTTCGATTTCAAACCATTTAAGTCATGAGTCAGGATTATTGGCCGTGACTGTATTTGGTATTTGGTTAGCTAATCAAGATGACCTAGAAATAGATTCGGTGCTTGAGTTTAAAGAAGATCTGTCGATGATTTTGATCTCAACCTTGTTTATTTTACTCGCTGCCAGATTACAACTATCTGACTTAATGATGCTCGACAGCGATGTATTTATATTTTTAGCTATTGTGCTATTTATTGCGCGCCCGTTGTGTATTGCTATTTCAACCTTTGGCACCGATTTACCAATGAAGTCTCGCTTGGTGCTGGCTTGGATTGCGCCTCGCGGTATAGTTGCTGCAGCCGTAGGCTCTGTATTTGCGTTAAGTATGATAGAAGCCGGTGTAGCCGATGCTGAGAAAATGGTGCCATTGATATTCACGGTTATTATCGTCACTGTGGTACTGCAAAGCTTAACGGCTATCCCTGTTGCTAAGTTGCTAGGGGTGCGCCAGCCCTCCCCTAATACTATTTTAATTATTGGTGCCAACCATGTATCTCGTGCTATTGCTCGTGGTTTAAAGGAACAAAACATTCCCGTTCACTTATCAGATCCTGCTTGGGAAAACTGTAAAATGGCACGTATGGATGGTTTGCCTTGTTATTACGGTAATCCACAATCTGAGCATGCTGAACGCTATTTACCTTTAACCACTATTCGCAGTGTTTTAGCGCTTTCACCTAATCGTCATCATAACGCATTAGGGGTGCAGTATTTTTCTCATTTATTGAATGAAAAAAATGTATTTTCACTACGCTCATCTTCATCACATGCTAAAGCAAATAAAGACAGCGCGACGTTCTTATCACGACAAATTCTGTTTGGTGAAAACGGAGCATATGCACGCTTAAGCAGCGTTATTGCCAAAGGCGGTAAAGTGAGTGCAACACGAATATCTGAAGAATTTAGCTGGCAGCAGTATTTAGAAATGAACCCTGAAGCAATTCCACTGTTTATTCTCAAAGGGGATAAAGACAGTGATGAAGACGCTCCAGTGAAAATGAGGCCTTTTACTAGTGATATGGAAAAGCCACCACAAGAGGGTGAACGAGTAGTTGCATTGCAACCGCCTAAAATATCGCTATTAAAAGATCCTGCCAATAACAAAGTCAAAGACAATAAAAAAGACGAGTAA
- the hfq gene encoding RNA chaperone Hfq: protein MAKGQSLQDPFLNALRRERIPVSIFLVNGIKLQGKIQSFDQFVILLENTVNQMVYKHAISTVVPARAVNFQGVQGNEDTEETEPGNF, encoded by the coding sequence ATGGCAAAAGGCCAATCGTTACAAGACCCATTTTTAAATGCATTACGCCGCGAGCGCATTCCAGTATCAATTTTTTTGGTAAATGGCATAAAATTACAAGGTAAAATTCAGTCATTTGACCAATTTGTAATTTTACTGGAAAACACTGTTAATCAAATGGTGTATAAACATGCAATTTCAACAGTTGTACCTGCACGCGCAGTCAACTTCCAAGGTGTACAGGGAAATGAAGACACTGAAGAAACTGAACCAGGAAACTTTTAA